The region AATGAAGCCCACTCCAGCGGGTGCTGCGCCCCAAGCCAATCTGAATAAGGAGCAGTAATGTCTGAACTTGCCTGGGCCTTAGTGGGCCCGTTAAAAATATTTTTACTGTTGGTGGTGCCCATTTGGTTAGTGCTGCATTATCGCGCTAAACGTCGACTGGACGACGGCCTAGGTGACAGTGCTCGCTTGCGCTTAGAGCAAACCCTCAGCCAAACGGAGCAACTCACTGAGCGGGTTGCTACCTTAGAGCGATTATTAGATCAGGAGGTCCCCGGATGGCGTCAACCTTAGTCAATTTTTACCGTGATAAAGCTAACGGCAAGCTGGGCGGCGTCTGTGCTGGCATAGCCCGCAAAGTCGGCGTTGAACCTTGGCTGGTGCGAGTGTTAGCTGTGACCTGCTTAATATTCACCAGCTTTTTGACGCTGATATTCTACATTGCCGCTTGGTTATTACTGGACGATAAACCCACGGTGGCCGAAGCTGAGTCTAGCCACATCAAAACTGCCGGCTGGCAGTCGGGCTTGTCACCGAATGAAGGACTGACTCGCTTAGAAGAGCGATTAAAAAACATCAACACTCGGGTGGCAACCATGGAGCGCTTACTGACCTCAGAAGAGTTTAGGGTGCGCCGAGAGTTTAACGAGCTGGATAAGCATTAATGGATAAACGCGATTCATGGTTTAGGCTAGATTAACGGGTATTAGCGCAGGGGTGAGCGTGTTTAGGTTTACACACCCTTGTTTAGGTTTACACACTATTAAGGTATGCCGACTTTTGTCGTGACAAGAGCTGAGCAAAGCTGCGAGTCGGCATGGGCCGTGCTTTAATCGATACAGCGCACTTATGATGACTCAAACCCAATATAAGGATAAGCCAATGAAAATCGATAAGTTAGTCAGCCAATTTTTAGGCAAGGGCCAAAGCTTAGGTAACGTTAGTGAGCTGGTAAAAGGTGCCGGTTTTGGCAAAGGTGCGGCGACGGGCGGTATTTTGGGATTATTAATGGGCAGCAAGGGCGGCCGTAGTATGGCCGGTGGCTCGTTGAAATACGCAGGCTTGGCCGCCGCCGGTGCCATGGCGTGGAAGGCCTACCAGAGCTGGCAGCAAAATCAGAGCCCAGCTCAGGCTCAGCCTGCCACGGCCGCAGACTTACAAGCGCGAGATGCGCACTTTGCAGCGGATCCAGCGGGAGCAAACGACGAATCGTTTCAGCTGGCATTAATGCGCGCCATGATAGCGGCCGCCAAGGCAGACGGGCACATAGATGCGGCTGAGCAGGCGCATATTTTTGCACAAGTGGAAGAGATGGTGTTATCTGCGCCAGAGAAAGCCTTGGTGTTTGATATGCTGTCAGCCAACTCGTCGCTGGCTGATATTGCAGCCTCAGCAAAGGGCACAGAGCAAGCAGCAGAGTTGTATCTGGCATCACGATTGGTGATAGATCCGGATCAAGCAGTAGAGCGGGCATATCTAGAGGCATTGGCGCACAAGTTAAATTTACCCACAGAGTTAGTGGCGCATCTTGAGCAACAGGCATTACAAGGAGTGGAGTAGTAGCAGTAAAGCAAGGGGAGAAAAAGATTAGAACAAAGAGTAGAACAAAATATGGGGTGACCGACGGGGCTCGAACCCGCGACAACCGGAATCACAATCCGGGACTCTACCAACTGAGCTACGATCACCATTGATGGCGCGCCCTGCAGAAATAACTTGCGAATGACTATTTAGAAAAATGATATCTATCAATCACTTGTAACAAGCACCTCAACAGAGGAACTGCGGATTGTACATAGCTTTGTAGCTACCTGCAACAGGTATCAGCTAGTCTGTGTTCTAGCTAGACATTTTGCTTATTCAAGCTGTATCTCGTAACACTAGGAATAGGGGGAACTTAGTGTGTTTAGCGTAAACCTGAATTTTCCCAAAAATCGGATCACCTTTCTTTGGTGTTCCACGCAATTCAACTCTAAAAATATCGTGTAGTGCTGGCGCTGTGTGTGAATAGATTGGGTGATGAGTGCCGTTAACTTCAATCCGTGCAAGCACAGACGCCTAATGTTGGTAAATAGTAGGCTGCGGCTAGCTCAAGGCTGAGCGTTGTGGGGTACGGTTATATAAAGCGGCACCTAAATGCTAAATATCCATGCATAGTGAATGGTTATTACTAGGGCGTGCGTAAGGGTAGGCATTAGAGCTTTCTAGCGGCTAGTGCAGTATAGCTATTTCTTTAGGGTGGGAAGCTGCGTTATATGGTGCTACTGGCGAATGTAGGGGGGGTGGCTATATTAGCGCTTGTAGGGTGTTTGGGCTGCGTAGCTATTGGTTAGGCGTAAGAGTTGCTTGTAGGGCTGCTGGCGCGCACTTACGGCTGCTTGTGGGTTGTAGCTGCGAGCCAAAGACAAGAAAACCCCAGTTAAGGGGCTTTGTAGGTAATTATTTTCTTACACGGTTGATAGTGGGGTTGTTGCAAGACAATTCTTTCGGATTGGCTACTCATACTATAAACACAAAAGCGAGTTTGCCCTTCTAACCATTCAGATCGGAGAAGCATTGTCGTAGCCATTGCTGGAGCAGAAGCAACCAACAACAGCAGGTAAATTAGTCTCATACCTCTGCTACCTCTTTCATCTTCTTAGATACTGTGGCAATAGTTGCCCGTGAGCATCCAGCGTGTTCCATTATTTTTGTGTAGCTAAAGCCAGCCTCTAGCAGCTCTCTTATCTTAGCGTGAAGCTCTGTGTTAACTGGGCGGCCTTTGAAGCTATCTTTATTGTTCTTAATCCCTTGTGCTTGTCTGCGTCTACGGTCGGCATAATCTTTATTGCTTATGGCTGCCAACATATCCAGCATCATAGAGTTGAGTGCTTCCAGCATACGGCTGGTGAACTCGTCGCCTGATTTAATGAGCTGGTGACTGGTTGGAAGGTCTAGGGCAACGATACGGATACCCTTGCTATCAATGATAGCTCTTAGCTCCTGCCAGTCGTTAGCGTTTAGACGAGATAGGCGGTCTACTTGCTCAACTAATAAAACGTCCCCTCTCTGCGCTATGTCTAATAGGCGGAACAGCTCAGGGCGTTGGAGACTTGCACCTGATTCATTTTCAACAAACCATGCAGCTACTTCTGTCCCTTGTTCTTTTGTGAACTCCATAAGCTCTTGTTTAGCTCGTCCTGCGTCCTGCTCTTTGGTCGAAGCTCTTAGGTAAGCGTAAATACGGCTCATATAATTCCCCTTAGTTGATTGGTCTGTTTTGAGTGGTTTAAATATAGCAGTCTGCTAAGGGTAGTTCAATAATAATTTTTAGGCAGTAGAGGGGAGGTGGTTGCTGGTTTCTTTTGGTTATACTCGAAACATACCACCTAATTTGTGGCATATGGGCTTGTCTGTAACGGGGCAACCCCAATGAAGGGGCTTTGATGAATAGGTTGTTCTAGGTTTAGCGCTGGCGCTAACGGTGAGCGGGGCTGTGTGGGGTTGTACGGCTACCCACTTACACAGGTAGCCGTAATAGTTCTATCTACTCCGTACTTCAATTGTGCCAGCTTCATTTGGGGGGAAGTAGCACTTAGCTGCATAAGGAATTTTAACGCCATAGGCATTAAGAGCATCAAAATCTACGCTGATAACTACGTTGTGAGTAGTTGGAGCCTTATAAGATGAGGTTCTTTTTACTTTGTGGCTTATGGTTCGTTCTTCAATCATATCCCAGCAAGCCATGATTGCATCGCGCTTATCCCATGAGCTTTCCTTTTGTGTACGGGCTGGGGTTTTATTCTTTATTTCAAACTCATCTAAATAAATACGGCTTTCATTTTTACAATCAACCCAGAATTTTAAGTGGTTGATGGTACTTCTGCTATCGCTTAACGCAGACATTAAAACGTAGTCACACTTTCCACTATCCACTGCCATTTCTGCCGCTTTCCGTCTAAAATTATCCATTTCAGACAGGCGTGATCTGTATTTCACACTATAGGTTGGGAAGTTCTCGGCTGTAAAAGGGGGTATGGCTGTGGAGCTTATCTTTCTGGCGTAAGGGTCGTCACCTAAGTCTTGCCCTTTATCTACAAACTGACTGGACACCCAACCCCTGTATGAATGCCCTAAATGCTCAGGATCTGTAACTCTAACCCAAGACCAATCGCCCTTGGTGCATTCTTCATAGACAGTCAAGGTGTCATTTATAGAGACGTAAGCGGTGTTCCTAGTGTTCTCACTTGCCTTTTTATTTACTACTCTTTCAAAGTTAACCCCTGCACCCGTCCTTACATTTATGGAGCTACCCAATATATTATGGCTTTTTCCCGTTATCGTCGTTGTAGCGTCACAAGCTGCAGGCGGGGGTGGTTGAGGCTTTGGCTTCGTATCTGTGTAGTTCTCTTGGAAATGAAAATATGTATAAACTACGACAACTATCAAAGTGATAATTTTCCACATGGTTTTTCTCTATCTTTTTATTTGTGTAAAGCAATAATGTAAGCTTTATATTACACATAAAATATGTTATTTGTTTGTTGCGTAAATTGTTGATGTTGTTAATGATAGTTGGCATTGCTACCAGTTAAATGGTTTGCGGATAAGGGTGATTACCGTGCCGCCTCCACCATCTAATCAACCTACGAGCTAATAAGCCTTGGGCTACTCATTCGGGCTTTTTGTGTTTCATTTTCTTATTGTGGTTTGTTTGCCTCTAATGGGCTGCTACTGTAGCTCTATGGGAACGGCTAAGGCTTGCTATGCTCTCCTTGCTCTACTCTGCAACAATGCCTCTCATAAGATTCTAAGAAGCGTAAAAGAGCTACCAACCACCTCCTATATTACCCCTAGTGCTAAGAAAACAGTTTAAGAAGATATAAACGTAAACCCCCATATGAAAAGAGCTGTTCGCTTGACTGTTCCCACTAATCCAAATAAGCCTTAATCCCCCTGCAACCCTTGCCAGCACAGGATACCAACCCTTTCATAAGAAAAATAGAGTAGATGTTAATAATGTAATTGGTGTGTTAAATTCAAGTTAATAACCTTAGTTTAAGTATGGGGTTAGTATACTTATAGAGGGGTATTTCTGAGGGGAGTTTAAGAGGCTTTCTAGGAAGGTGTAAAAGGTACTCAGAAGGTTGAGCTATAGGGGCTATTGCAATCACCTACAACATAAGAAAAGGAGTGATAAGCAAAGCAACTCCAAGCTGTTAAAGCTCTTATAAGGGCTTATCTGCAAGCACTGCTATAAGGTCTATGATCTGACATTTGCAGAGGTTCCTTATAAGTATTTGATAGTTTGGGATTTTTGTTTTATCCCTTCTTGTTGTTTTATAAATACCGTTAAAGCAAAGCGACACAAAACATGTAAAGACCCTATACATAAAATGTGTCGTTATCCTTAATATGCAGCCGTTTGTGTCGGTTGTAAGCCCTGTTTATCCATCCACTTGGTGCAGTCTTTTAAAGTGACAGGGGTTTGATTGCGAGCACACCGACTTTTCCAACTTCTGAAAGCATTGGAAAGGTTTTCTGGAATCCCTAAGCCCTTTGGCGTGAGCTTAACCCCAGAGATAGCACGATCATAACTATCTTTTTCAGCCTCTAGCTTCTTCCCATCAATGGCATAAGTCATAACCAACTCACCACCTTTAAAGTGACCATCAAGTAGGTAGCGAGCTGCCCGCTCATCTGGAACTACAACAACATAAGTGGTGTTTGGGTTGCTGTGATTGCGTATAGCCCCACGGGTGCTGGCTTGGAAGACTGGTTCTAGGTAACGCTGGGTAATGTATGCCTGTTTGAGCTTTTCTTTATCTATCTCGTACAAGTTCGCAAGGTTTTCTATTTCCTGTAGCTCTGAGTTGTTAGGGTTGGTTTGATAGATAGACACTATGGCTTCATACGAGATTAAATCATTGCGCCCGTGTGGGTTGTAAGCCATACGATCCCGTTCACCCCAACTTCCGCTAGCTTGATAAGAGTTTAGCGTGTAGGTGAACCCATCTTTGTTGTAATCAGCTACTACCTGCTCGGCATTCGCTCTCATGGCATGGTAAACGGTGAGCCCATCTTTGTCGTAATTACCATTACTGCCGATACGTAACACTCGATCACTATCAATACACTTATTCTTGGTGTAGTTGATACCAGTTAGTAAAGGAACCACCTTGATCCGCTCAGGGTTGGCATAGGCTGAGTAGTTCGGCTTTATGTCAGAACATGGGGTAAATACAGCTCCCTGTGCTTTCATTAGCAACGGAGTGGCCAACCCTTCAATCTGAGCCGCTAACATATAAATCTTATCTGCGTATTGTAGGTGGCTAACCCAGTTAAAAGCTACACTCCAGCGGAACCCATTATTTTTATCGCGTGTTATAGTCGAGCCAGATTCTAAACTGACAAGCATAGACTCGATTTTATCTGAGCGTGTCTGCTCTTCTCGTATAGCCTCTATCTCAGCCAACCCATGATCTGGGTGCGCTGTATACTTACTATCATCTAGATTGCTGTCTGTTGTACGCCTTAAAATGTCATCAATGTCTTTCGTGTTGTTCCAAGTCCCTCCGTCTAACTGGATAGCGGCTGGAATTTCGTCTATTATAACTGTATATCCGTCTAGTAAGCTGGGGGCTATTCTCATAAACCCCTGATGGCAACATAAAACAACGTCTATGCCAGCTTTCAATTTTTTCTCAATTGTTGCAGTAACTGGCAGAGTGCGTCCACTATCATCAGTAATGGCAATAGCTTTGCTA is a window of Oceanisphaera sp. IT1-181 DNA encoding:
- the pspB gene encoding envelope stress response membrane protein PspB, with protein sequence MSELAWALVGPLKIFLLLVVPIWLVLHYRAKRRLDDGLGDSARLRLEQTLSQTEQLTERVATLERLLDQEVPGWRQP
- the pspC gene encoding envelope stress response membrane protein PspC, with product MASTLVNFYRDKANGKLGGVCAGIARKVGVEPWLVRVLAVTCLIFTSFLTLIFYIAAWLLLDDKPTVAEAESSHIKTAGWQSGLSPNEGLTRLEERLKNINTRVATMERLLTSEEFRVRREFNELDKH
- a CDS encoding tellurite resistance TerB family protein, with amino-acid sequence MKIDKLVSQFLGKGQSLGNVSELVKGAGFGKGAATGGILGLLMGSKGGRSMAGGSLKYAGLAAAGAMAWKAYQSWQQNQSPAQAQPATAADLQARDAHFAADPAGANDESFQLALMRAMIAAAKADGHIDAAEQAHIFAQVEEMVLSAPEKALVFDMLSANSSLADIAASAKGTEQAAELYLASRLVIDPDQAVERAYLEALAHKLNLPTELVAHLEQQALQGVE
- a CDS encoding recombinase family protein, whose product is MSRIYAYLRASTKEQDAGRAKQELMEFTKEQGTEVAAWFVENESGASLQRPELFRLLDIAQRGDVLLVEQVDRLSRLNANDWQELRAIIDSKGIRIVALDLPTSHQLIKSGDEFTSRMLEALNSMMLDMLAAISNKDYADRRRRQAQGIKNNKDSFKGRPVNTELHAKIRELLEAGFSYTKIMEHAGCSRATIATVSKKMKEVAEV
- a CDS encoding SH3 domain-containing protein, whose product is MWKIITLIVVVVYTYFHFQENYTDTKPKPQPPPPAACDATTTITGKSHNILGSSINVRTGAGVNFERVVNKKASENTRNTAYVSINDTLTVYEECTKGDWSWVRVTDPEHLGHSYRGWVSSQFVDKGQDLGDDPYARKISSTAIPPFTAENFPTYSVKYRSRLSEMDNFRRKAAEMAVDSGKCDYVLMSALSDSRSTINHLKFWVDCKNESRIYLDEFEIKNKTPARTQKESSWDKRDAIMACWDMIEERTISHKVKRTSSYKAPTTHNVVISVDFDALNAYGVKIPYAAKCYFPPNEAGTIEVRSR